Part of the Halopseudomonas maritima genome, TTTATTTGGCTTTGATTTTTTCTGATGTTGAGGACTGACCATGTACGTACAACGCACTTTCAACCCACGTTCTTACTGCAGCTGGCGATTTTGCTCCGGTGCCCTGACTACACGACATCCCCTCGATCGAACACCTAGATAGCGCTGTGGCGCAAAGACCGCCACAGCTAAGGAAGCAAAAGATGACCGCCACCGTAACCGCCCTTGCCAGCGCCGCTCCGAGTACCCAACGCGCCGCCCGGCGTACCCACACCCTGCCGACACCTGCTCAGCTGCGTGAGCGCCTGCCGCTGAGCTCCACCCAGGCTGAAGCCATTGAGCGCCACCGCCAAGCTATTCGTGACATTCTGGCGGGTAACGATGATCGCCTGCTGGTGATCACCGGGCCCTGTTCTCTGCATGATGCAGATGCCGCTATTGAATACGCCGAGCGCCTGGCTGAGTTGCAGAGCCGTGTCGCCGACCGGCTCCTGTTGGTGATGCGCGCCTACGTCGAGAAGCCACGCACCACGGTGGGTTGGAAGGGCATGCTGTACGATCCGCAGCTCGACGGCAGTGGTGATATGGCAGGCGGGCTGGCACTGTCTCGCCGCACCATGCTGGCGATCAGCGAGCTGGGGCTGCCGATTGCTACCGAATTGCTGCAGCCGCTGGCGGCCAGCTACCTGGATGACCTGCTGAGCTGGGGCTGTATTGGTGCGCGTACCAGCGAGTCGCAGATTCACCGCGAGATGGTCAGCGGCCTGCATTTGCCGGTCGGCTTCAAGAACGGGACTGATGGCAGCGTGAGGGTCGCCTGTGATGCCATGCGCTCAGCCCAGCATCCGCATCAGCATTTCGGCATGGATCTGCACGGTCGACCAGCACTGGTTGAGACCGCAGGCAACGCGGACACCCATATCGTGCTGCGGGGCGGCCGCAGCGGCCCCAACTACCAGGCCGATGCTGTGGCCAAGGTGCGCGCAGAGCTGGAACGACTGGGCATGCCGGCGGCGCTGGTGGTGGATTGCAGTCACGCCAACAGCGGTAAAGATCCGCTGCGTCAGCCGCAGGTGTTGGCCGATGTGGTGGCCCAGCGCGCGGCAGGCGATCTCAGCCTGCGTGGCGTTATGCTGGAAAGCCATCTGTTCAACGGTTGTCAGCCGCTGTCAGGCGAGCTGCGCTACGGGGTGTCCATTACCGACGGTTGTCTGGGCTGGGAGGCAACCGAACAGTCTCTGCTGGAGGCTGTCCGGCAGCTAGGCGTTTGATCTCGCCGGTGGCCGCCTGGGCGACGCGCTCAGGCAGG contains:
- a CDS encoding 3-deoxy-7-phosphoheptulonate synthase, producing MTATVTALASAAPSTQRAARRTHTLPTPAQLRERLPLSSTQAEAIERHRQAIRDILAGNDDRLLVITGPCSLHDADAAIEYAERLAELQSRVADRLLLVMRAYVEKPRTTVGWKGMLYDPQLDGSGDMAGGLALSRRTMLAISELGLPIATELLQPLAASYLDDLLSWGCIGARTSESQIHREMVSGLHLPVGFKNGTDGSVRVACDAMRSAQHPHQHFGMDLHGRPALVETAGNADTHIVLRGGRSGPNYQADAVAKVRAELERLGMPAALVVDCSHANSGKDPLRQPQVLADVVAQRAAGDLSLRGVMLESHLFNGCQPLSGELRYGVSITDGCLGWEATEQSLLEAVRQLGV